Proteins from one Deinococcus actinosclerus genomic window:
- the argJ gene encoding bifunctional glutamate N-acetyltransferase/amino-acid acetyltransferase ArgJ: MSLTFPTGFTAAAMAAGIKPSGKTDLSGVTSAADCTWAFAGTRSTTAAACVTRNRDLYAQGAPIRALLVNAGNANAATGTRGAGDNADMADAFGSVLNVQPDAVLTASTGIIGHLLPMDRVLSGIEHLPDELESGADAFASAIMTTDTRPKTAEATLSSGARIVGTAKGSGMIHPDMATMFAFAFTDAQIDQMALREAFPAIVNRTFNAVTVDGDTSTNDMAVVLCNGQAGPTDLAEFLTALEGVMRDLARQIAADGEGATKLLTVQVSGARSEAEALAAARTCCVSPLLKSAVHGNDPNWGRVIMAVGRSGAGVNIEKLRVTVQGHPVFQGKPLPYDDAQVSESMKAEEVVFTIDLGVGDARGEAWGCDLSAEYVSINADYTT, encoded by the coding sequence ATGAGCCTCACCTTTCCCACCGGCTTCACCGCCGCCGCCATGGCCGCCGGCATCAAGCCCAGCGGCAAGACCGACCTGAGCGGCGTCACGAGCGCCGCGGACTGCACCTGGGCGTTCGCGGGGACGCGCAGCACCACCGCCGCCGCGTGCGTCACCCGCAACCGCGACCTGTACGCGCAGGGCGCGCCCATCCGCGCGCTGCTCGTGAACGCCGGGAACGCCAACGCTGCCACCGGCACCCGCGGCGCGGGCGACAACGCCGACATGGCCGACGCGTTCGGCAGCGTCCTGAACGTGCAGCCCGACGCGGTCCTGACCGCCAGCACCGGCATCATCGGGCACCTGCTCCCCATGGACAGGGTCCTCAGCGGCATTGAGCACCTGCCCGACGAACTGGAGAGCGGCGCGGACGCCTTCGCCAGCGCCATCATGACCACCGACACCCGCCCCAAGACCGCGGAAGCGACCTTGAGCAGCGGCGCGCGCATCGTCGGGACCGCCAAGGGCAGCGGCATGATCCATCCCGACATGGCGACCATGTTCGCCTTCGCGTTCACCGACGCCCAGATCGACCAGATGGCGCTGCGCGAGGCGTTCCCCGCCATCGTGAACCGCACCTTCAACGCCGTGACCGTGGACGGCGACACGAGCACCAACGACATGGCTGTCGTCCTGTGCAACGGACAGGCCGGACCCACCGACCTCGCTGAATTCCTGACCGCGCTCGAAGGCGTCATGCGCGACCTTGCCCGGCAGATCGCCGCCGACGGCGAGGGCGCCACCAAACTCCTGACCGTGCAGGTCAGCGGCGCCCGCAGCGAGGCCGAGGCGCTGGCCGCCGCCCGCACCTGCTGCGTCAGCCCCCTGCTGAAAAGCGCCGTGCACGGCAACGACCCCAACTGGGGCCGCGTCATCATGGCCGTCGGCCGCAGCGGCGCGGGCGTGAACATCGAGAAACTCCGCGTCACCGTGCAGGGTCACCCGGTCTTCCAGGGCAAACCCCTCCCGTACGACGACGCGCAGGTCAGCGAGAGCATGAAGGCCGAGGAGGTCGTCTTCACCATCGACCTCGGCGTGGGCGACGCGCGCGGCGAGGCCTGGGGCTGCGACCTCAGCGCCGAGTACGTCAGCATCAACGCCGACTACACGACCTGA